The Meles meles chromosome 6, mMelMel3.1 paternal haplotype, whole genome shotgun sequence genome has a window encoding:
- the RPUSD2 gene encoding RNA pseudouridylate synthase domain-containing protein 2 has product MWPGGCRWLPVLLQGYLNLGRLTSARTWGSCWGPMAETFSTGAEAASGLRAPVQQNGDARGDARGERTSGSPKPVGGGVEPPQEVGKQTAVSEEQAPVAPSGPGKRKKRRDATRERVVPPPKKRRAGVSFSDEHFAETSYYFEGGLRKVRPYYFDFRTYCKGRWVGHSLLHVFSTEFRAQPLAYYEAAVREGRLHLNEEPVQDLSVVLKDNDFLRNRVHRHEPPVTAEPIRLLAENEDVVVVDKPSSIPVHPCGRFRHNTVIFILGKEHQLKELHPLHRLDRLTSGVLMFAKTAAVSERIHEQVRDRQLEKEYVCRVEGEFPAEEVTCKEPILVVSYKVGVCRVDARGKPCETVFQRLSYNGHSSVVRCQPLTGRTHQIRVHLQFLGHPILNDPIYNSVAWGPSRGRGGHIPKTDEELLRDLVAEHQAKQSLDVLDLCEGDLSPGLIDSTAPSSELGKEHLEELATSAQKMDGAVEAAPQVLDTTALAPEKVAETDVVNQEIDPLCAECRLVRQDPLPQDLVMFLHALRYKGPGFEYFSPMPAWAQDDWQED; this is encoded by the exons ATGTGGCCGGGCGGCTGCCGGTGGCTCCCAGTTCTTCTACAAGGGTACCTCAACCTCGGGCGCCTCACCTCTGCCAGGACTTGGGGTAGTTGTTGGGGTCCGATGGCGGAAACATTCTCGACTGGGGCCGAGGCAGCGAGTGGGCTGAGGGCTCCGGTTCAACAAAACGGAGACGCACGTGGAGACGCAAGGGGTGAGCGGACCTCCGGGAGTCCGAAGCCTGTGGGCGGGGGAGTGGAGCCGCCCCAGGAGGTCGGGAAGCAGACCGCAGTGAGCGAGGAGCAGGCCCCGGTTGCCCCTTCCGGCCCAGGCAAGCGTAAGAAGCGACGGGACGCCACCAGAGAGCGCGTCGTGCCACCCCCGAAGAAGCGGCGGGCAGGGGTGAGCTTCAGCGATGAGCATTTTGCGGAGACCAGCTACTACTTCGAAGGCGGCCTGCGCAAAGTGCGGCCTTATTACTTTGACTTCCGGACCTACTGCAAGGGCCGCTGGGTGGGCCACAGCTTGCTGCACGTCTTCAGCACCGAATTCCGAGCCCAGCCCCTGGCCTACTATGAGGCTGCAGTCCGGGAGGGGCGCCTGCATCTCAACGAGGAGCCGGTACAGGACCTCAGCGTTGTGCTCAAG GATAATGACTTCTTGAGGAACAGGGTGCATAGGCACGAGCCACCAGTCACAGCAGAGCCTATCCGCCTGCTTGCTGAGAATGAGGATGTGGTGGTTGTAGACAAGCCTTCTTCCATTCCTGTCCACCCTTGTGGCCGCTTCCGACATAACACTGTCATCTTCATCCTGGGCAAGGAGCACCAACTCAAAGAGCTACACCCATTGCATCGGCTTGACCGCCTTACCTCGGGGGTCCTCATGTTTGCCAAGACAGCGGCTGTCTCAGAGAGGATTCATGAGCAGGTTCGGGACCGGCAG CTGGAGAAGGAGTACGTGTGCCGGGTAGAGGGGGAGTTCCCCGCTGAGGAAGTGACCTGCAAGGAGCCCATCTTGGTGGTATCTTACAAGGTAGGGGTGTGCCGCGTAGATGCTCGGGGCAAGCCCTGTGAGACAGTGTTCCAGAGACTGAGCTACAATGGCCACTCCAGTGTGGTGCGGTGCCAGCCCCTCACAGGCCGCACTCACCAGATCCGAGTCCACCTCCAGTTCCTGGGCCACCCCATCCTCAATGACCCCATCTACAACTCAGTTGCGTGGGGCCCCTCTCGGGGCCGGGGTGGCCACATTCCCAAGACAGATGAGGAACTGCTTCGGGACCTTGTGGCAGAGCACCAAGCCAAACAGAGCCTGGATGTGCTAGATCTCTGTGAGGGCGATCTGTCCCCAGGACTCATAGACTCTACAGCTCCTTCCTCGGAGCTGGGCAAGGAACACCTAGAAGAGTTGGCCACATCTGCCCAGAAGATGGATGGAGCAGTTGAGGCAGCTCCTCAGGTTCTGGACACAACGGCCTTGGCACCAGAGAAGGTGGCTGAAACAGATGTTGTGAATCAAGAGATAGACCCTCTCTGTGCAGAGTGCCGGCTGGTGCGCCAGGACCCTTTGCCCCAGGACCTTGTGATGTTCCTGCATGCTCTGCGCTATAAAGGGCCAGGGTTTGAGTACTTTTCACCGATGCCTGCCTGGGCACAGGATGATTGGCAAGAAGACTGA
- the CCDC32 gene encoding coiled-coil domain-containing protein 32, protein MKMFESIDSTATRSGPDLWAEICSCLPNPDQEDGTSNAFSDSFMDSYPAGTGQREAPEFAVQPATKPWAPLQDSEVYLATLEKKLKRIKGLNQEVTSKDMLRTLAQAKKECWDRFLQEKLASEFFVDGLDSDESTLEHFKRWLQPDKVAISTEEVQYLIPPESQVEKPAAGDKPAAAEQ, encoded by the exons atgaaaatgtttgAGAGCATTGACTCTACAGCCACAAGATCTGGCCCTGATCTTTGGGCTGAAATCTGTTCCTGTCTACCAAATCCTGACCAAGAAGATGGTACCAGCAATGCTTTCTCAGACTCCTTTATGGATTCTTACCCTGCGGGCACAGGCCAGAGGGAGGCCCCAGAGTTTGCTGTTCAGCCGGCTACAAAGCCTTGGGCTCCCTTGCAGGATTCAGAAGTGTATTTAGCAACTCTAG AGAAGAAGCTGAAAAGAATCAAAGGTTTAAATCAGGAAGTGACTTCCAAGGACATGCTTCGAACCTTGGCCCAAGCCAAGAAGGAATGCTGGGATCGGTTCCTGCAGGAGAAGTTAGCATCAGAATTCTTTGTGGATGGACTTGATTCTGATGAGAG CACCTTGGAACATTTCAAGAGGTGGCTCCAGCCAGATAAAGTAGCCATCAGTACAGAGGAGGTCCAGTATCTGATTCCTCCAGAGTCCCAGGTTGAGAAGCCAGCGGCTGGGGACAAGCCAGCAGCAGCGGAACaataa